One Scomber scombrus chromosome 23, fScoSco1.1, whole genome shotgun sequence genomic window, TCTCCCTTGAGTAGACTCTGATCTTCACCAGAAATGCTGTTCCTGCACCAAACAGCTAGTGTCTGGCCTGTGCATTGCAGCTGTAGGCTGAACTTGCTGTATAATAGACTGCATCAGTTATTGTGCAATCACttgctgtcaaaaatgtattttgagaataattaattattatcagatcatctttattttaaaaagtacattaaaaatatatgtttcttACTGAACTGCTTTGTGTGCCTGTGTTAATGGCCTTCCATGCCAAGTCAAAACGAAGATACTTGGAAGATTAAGTGGCCTAGGAACTGGGAATATGGTCAAACTTCATCTATAAGCCTGTAGATACTACATGAGACTACGGATAGTGTGTGTTAAACTTGAATAGATGATTAATGGTTTTTAACATTCTTACTAAACATCTGCGGCTCTCACCGCATCAGACCTCTCAGCTGCTGTAGTTACTTGGGAGTTTACACTGATTGATGGGGAAATCTCAGCTGCACTTTGTCATCATTCTGTACAGTTGTGTCCCCAGGTTTCCGTCAAGATTTCTTTATGTCCATGTACTGAAAGATGTGTAACTCATGTTTCCCATGACATTGCTCCCTTCTTCTCAGAATATCTGATGTCAGATTTTAACCTCAACAGAGAATTAACCACATGAAATCATGCAACTTGGCCATGTTAATCAGGCGTTATGAAATAGAGCACAGAGTGATGTACAAAACAGTGAATGAAAGGACGCCATGTTGAAATGTTGATTATGAAATGTTCTGTGCTGCTGAAAATTGCAGAAGTGACATCATTTAGATGTTTGTGAAGTCCATGACTACAAGATTTTATAGCCAGTGTGACTTGCTCGTAATGGGATTTCCAGTGTTTGCAATTTATTACTAATATCCACATCAACCTTACAAAGCATGGTTGCAAATTTACTATCATACATGAACAAAATAGAGAACACATGAAACCAAAGTGTGGTCTTCAAAAAGAAGAACAGGACCATAATAATGTGCATTTACAGCATGTGCGTCACTCCAAGAACACAAGGCGCTGTCCCATGATGTCACTTGTCTCATATCTAAGCAACACAGTATGTCttaaagacacatttcacaATTTCAATACACCAGTTAAAGAGTGAGACAGagtttataaaataatttcaatGTTGTAAGGTAGGtattaaaacaattacaaatTCCATACATCAAAAACAGATGtaataatatacatacattctAATCTTTTCACTTTTCCTAATctctttttcttaaaatgtcttgCCACGTGCCCACTAGtggcgcttttacactacacagttccagcacgactcgcctcgactagcctcggttctttttgcgtttccactagggaaagtacctggtacctggtccttttttagtacctgctctggtgaggttccaagcgagccaagccggtactaaaatgtgacgtcgacacactgctggccgctgattggtagttgtcactggaagagtcatgagccgtcccacacaagaatcaaacccggcatttttaaataccagcaacagcgttacaaccatagttacagctaatcggctcaattttcttgcttaatgtgtgacaaaaagccacaaacagcagcaagtacaccactgcctccatgtcctccattgtttatgtgttttgtgtcgcatataaaacgaagtcacagcagtttcgcggagccgtggtATGACGACCCCgtccacgttgagtaggtacttttttgtaatggaaaaggtctgtcctggaaccgtaccgaggcgaggcgaactgtgtagtggaaaagcgccatagtTGTCTAATCTGATTTGTATACTGAGGTTTAACTGCTGATTTTTGATGATAACGTTCTAGAGTAGTGACAGGGAGGTGAAGTATTGATAATGAAATGTTCTGTGGTGCTGAACATTGCGCTAGAAACATGATTTAAATTaccatgaaacagaaaaaaatgtcaagcCAGTATTTCATGTACTTGTGTATCcaaaataaattatgaaaaatagttttattaagTTAACAAACAGCTTCTGGCCGCAAGACTTTACGGCTATTGCATTTAAATACAAGTTGTAAGTAAGGCATTAAAACAGTTCCATACATCTAAAAAAGATGTGATCATTTACATAGATAAAATGATAATGCATACATCATTTCTGGGCCAACAATACTTTCAAGAGCAAGTCAATATAAGTACAGTAAGAGTCATTTTCCTTAGCAACATACACACTTAAAGtcataatccttttttttctcttttcatcagacaaaccctgttttttgctgttgttgctgccaggccagataaagaaaaaaaagtatcattTGGCATGTACTTGGACCTCGTGCCAATGACCATAACATTTAGCCATCGTTTTGTTGAGTTAGTACTcgtgtttttgtgttgaaaaatgttcaGGATATAAACAATATCGACAGTCgacaaatgaaaatataaaataataatataatataataaagcacatggaaattaaagttaaaaatcacaaaattatGATTTAACACAGTTCAAATAATTTATTGTGAAACGTAGTAAAATGGTGTGAGTTGGACCTATTCGATCTGCTCAGCACTTTCTAGAGTCTTGAATACAGACTCGTCCAGCTCTTTCCCTGCCATGTTGATGCTCCTCTCCTTGTCCTTGCCTTTGAAAGCCTTCCCCAGTTTGACTGACATCGTGTGTAGAACAGATGTATCACGGCCGCTGCGGGTGGAGGTAGACGCGCTCCTGCTGTCTGAGTTGGTGGCTTCAAACAGTTTTGCCATGAAGCTTACGCCAGCCTGACGAATGTGGGAGCTGCCGGCGAACACGTAGAGGATGGGGTTGACAGCGCTGCTGAAATAAGCGAAGGCTGTGACATTTGGACGGGCTGTACGCGCAGCTTTGAGCACTGAATCACTGCCAGTCAACAGGCCAACcacctggaggagaggaaacaggaatACAGCAGATAATAGATGAGGAGATGTCCAGTAGCGACAAAAAAGTGTGCTTTTTTGAATAGCTGCACTAAATATTAATTCCAGAAATGAGAACATGATAAGGTAGTATCGATACGTGATCTGTCTTTAAGAATGGAGACACATCAGtataataattttatattatacTGAAATGTCAGTGGTGAAATTTCCTTAACtgtgacatttttgtgtttggtgTCTTATGAAATCAGTAATAGTTTGACGTCCATGAAAGTCaaactaaaaaattaaaactcacCTCTATGATGTTGACAATGTGATAGGGCAGCCAAAATATGCCAAAGGTAAAGATTATCAGCAGGATCAAGCGGCTGCCTTGACTTCTCTGCTGGAACTTGGCGCTTTTCAGACGGCAGATGACGGAGGAGTAAAAGATGTTGATGAGGATAAAGGGCACCAGGCAGGCCATGATGGTCTCAAACACGTACTGGAAGATTTGGTGACCTACGCTGTCCCAGTGGTACGAATCGCAGAGGGTCAGGTTGATATTGCCTGGAAATGTCCTCTTCTGATTACTGTAAGAGATGCAGAAGGAAAAAGCATACAATAACATAGTGAATGTGACGCTGACACATGTCGAAACAACTGTAACAAAACGTTATTCATGCTTTGATGACTTTATTAGCTCCAACCTATAGCAGATATGGCAGCTGATCATACTCTAATATACAGTCGTATCAATTGATGTCACAACTTTGTATGTATGGAAGTTAATTAGCAACCAAACCATCAAACAACCACAAAACAGATTTAGTAGGTGACataatgtgtgtctttgtaaaAGCAGAAACAATTTCTAAGTGCAACTGAGCTCTCAAGATGTTTCTCTATTTAGTTGTGCAATATAGCTTTCTTTGCTGCTCTGTTTAAAGTGGCAAACCCAGAGTGCAGACCAATATCTGattacaaagttaaaaaaaaatgttgtcaatcttTATCTTGTCCACAACTAACCTGATGGaaagttctaaaaaaaaatagcagaaTCTTGCACAATTATGTCTGAATATCAGCCTTAAAGAATTCTTTGTTTTTAACCGGTTAGTTTACATTTTAGCACATCTGCATGAGGAAACGTTGTGCTGCTTTGGCTGACAGAAGTTCCTGCTTacactgaacagaaaacagctaCCTGGATTACTTTGGCACAGAGCAAAAAGTCTAAATCTGATGATAATGAGCCAAGATCTCAAGTTCATTAGGAACACTAttttctaaactgatttttgAACATCTATTGATGGTTATCAGATATCTATCACATCTCAACctccacagtgacaaatgttaaaaaatcaAGTTTGCAAATGTAGAAAAAGTATTACATTCAAAGCTGTCAAAGAAATTTTAGACTCACCTGCGGTAGAAGAGCATCGGCAGTGACAAGATGAACGCCATCACCCAGACCACTAGCAGGAGGACCAGCAGGGAGCGTTTGGTTCGCATTCTCTGAGAAAGAAAAGGCTTTGTGACAGCCATGCAGCGGTCCAAGCTCATCAGGCAGATGAGGTAGATGGACACGTACATGTTCACACTCGACAGGTAATGCACCAGTTTGCACGCTGCTGAACCAAACTCCCAGCCTTTGCCCCCAGCCAAGTAACGTAAGAACAAAGGGGCACTGAGCAGCACGAAAGCATCTGCCAGGGCCAGATTTAGCACCAACAAACAAGTCACTGACCGCTTTTTCACTCTGCAGAACACCGACCAAACCACAAACAGGTTCCCAGGGAAGCCCAGCACGAACGCCAGGGTCAGGATTGCAATGCCACCCTGAGCTGAGGCGCTGATGGGCAGAGAGAATGGAGTAGTGGTGATATTAGACGCCATCATGAAAGCCACTGAAGAATCCAACTAACAGAGTAAACTAACAAAGTAATATATGCTTACTTTCGCAAGAGACACAGTCAGGAAACAGGAAGCGATGTTGTAAGTTGTGAACGTGCGTCAGTGCtgcaatacaaaaaatatctgTAATTAAAAGCACCAGTCACAGAacttttgggattttttttgcctttatcaatagatggcagagaggctgacaggaaccATTTCACCACTTTACTACCAAGGCGCTCCACAGAACATCTTTATGATAATTTAGTTTCATAACCTACATTTTGCATtcgtttgttttatttctttttgggGGTTATTCATGAATCCAGAATGG contains:
- the LOC134005648 gene encoding leukotriene B4 receptor 1-like — translated: MASNITTTPFSLPISASAQGGIAILTLAFVLGFPGNLFVVWSVFCRVKKRSVTCLLVLNLALADAFVLLSAPLFLRYLAGGKGWEFGSAACKLVHYLSSVNMYVSIYLICLMSLDRCMAVTKPFLSQRMRTKRSLLVLLLVVWVMAFILSLPMLFYRSNQKRTFPGNINLTLCDSYHWDSVGHQIFQYVFETIMACLVPFILINIFYSSVICRLKSAKFQQRSQGSRLILLIIFTFGIFWLPYHIVNIIEVVGLLTGSDSVLKAARTARPNVTAFAYFSSAVNPILYVFAGSSHIRQAGVSFMAKLFEATNSDSRSASTSTRSGRDTSVLHTMSVKLGKAFKGKDKERSINMAGKELDESVFKTLESAEQIE